The following proteins are encoded in a genomic region of Gossypium hirsutum isolate 1008001.06 chromosome D05, Gossypium_hirsutum_v2.1, whole genome shotgun sequence:
- the LOC107904949 gene encoding protein LIKE COV 1: MGTRERDRERDKDRELLIPVATISDDEDSKSSSSPPTPTISSTSHGREAFLKVIRSWAWKKFMTGCVILFPLAITFYVTWGFIHLVDGFFSPVYDHLGINIFGLGFATSITFIFLVGIFMSSWVGASVLTLGELFIKKMPLVSYIYSASKQISAAISPDQNSNAFKEVAIIRHPGKGQYMFGFITSTVVLQKGIGEEELCCVYVPTNHLYLGDVLLISSTDILRPNISVREGIEIVISGGMSVPKLFTMIDPSGISATRTVNFEASV; encoded by the exons ATGGGGACGAGAGAGAGGGATAGGGAGAGGGATAAAGATCGAGAGCTGCTTATCCCCGTCGCAACCATCTCCGACGATGAAGACTCCAAATCCTCCTCCTCTCCTCCTACTCCTACAATCTCCTCCACCTCCCATGGCCGCGAG GCATTTTTAAAAGTAATCCGTAGCTGGGCATGGAAAAAGTTTATGACAGGGTG TGTCATACTTTTTCCACTGGCCATTACATTCTATGTTACTTGGGGTTTTATTCATCTCGTTGATGGTTTCTTCTCCCCAGTCTATGATCACCTAGGCATCAATATTTTTG GTCTAGGATTTGCTACATCTATCACATTTATCTTTTTAGTAGGCATTTTCATGTCATCTTGGGTGGGGGCTTCGGTTCTTACTCTCGGCGAATTGTTCATTAAGAAGATGCCGCTAGTGAGCTATATTTATAGTGCCTCAAAGCAAATAAGTGCTGCAATCTCACCAG ATCAGAATTCTAATGCTTTCAAAGAAGTCGCAATCATTCGGCATCCTGGTAAGGGGCAATATATGTTTGGTTTCATTACTTCTACAGTTGTTCTTCAAAAGGGTATAGGTGAAGAAGAACTTTGTTGTGTTTATGTTCCCACAAATCATCTGTATCTTGGTGATGTCCTTCTCATTAGTTCAACTGATATTTTGAGGCCTAATATATCCGTTCGAGAGGGGATCG AAATTGTTATCTCTGGGGGCATGTCTGTGCCTAAATTATTCACTATGATTGATCCTTCCGGCATTTCAGCAACAAGAACAGTCAATT